The Polyangium mundeleinium genome contains the following window.
TGCGCCAGCTCGTGGCCACGCTGCTCTCGCGCGACGCGTCCCCGAAGTGGACGCAGACGCTCATCACGCTCGTGAAGGATCCCGACTCCGAGGTCGGCCGCGAGGCCGCCACGGGCCTCGGCAAGATCGGCGACGAGACCGCGCGCGCCCCCTTGCTCTCGGCGCTCAGCAGCTCGAGCAAGGAGAACCGGCAGAAGTTCCTGGAGGCGCTGCGCGACGGCATCGGCGGCGAGGGCCTCGTGCTCGCGCTCGACAGCGTGAAGAAGGATCCGCCCGAGAGCGAGTGGTTCCAGACGAAGCAGCTCTTCGAGATGATGAAGGACATCGCCGATCCGCGCGTCGGTGACTCGCTCGTGAAGTGGCTCGACGGCTCGAAGCCCACGCTGCACTGGCAGGGCGAGGCCGGGACGCGGCTCGCCGAGGTCGGCGACGTCCGCGCGGCGAAGTACCTCGGCGAGCGCATGCGCATCGATCCCGGGAAGCTCTACGCGCAAGAGCGGTTCTGGGAGGCCGACGAGGGCGGCCATCTCTCGCGCACGGATCTGCCGCGCGTGGTCGCGACCCGCATGCTCGCGGACCTCGCGATGATCCACCCCGACAAGAAGGTCGAGCTCAAGGCCGCGGCCGAGGACGGCGTGCTCTTCTGGATCAAGGACCGCCCGCAGCCGCACGCGAACGGCCTGCGTTTCCTCGCCGCCGTGCAGAGCGAGAAGGTCAAGAACGACCTGCGCGACTGGGCGTTCCCGAAGGACCCGCTGCCGAAGGAGGGCGCGCAGCCTCCCTTCCCCACGGCCTTCGAGACGGCGCAGAGCGCGCTCCGCTACGTCGGCCTGATGAAGGACGAGTCGGCGTTCCCGAAGCTGCTCGAGCAGTTCAAGCGCAAGCCCGACAAGAAGATGGACATCACGCAGGAGGCGCTGAACGGCGCGGGCCTGGCGATGCTCGGCATGGCGCTCCGCGCGGTGGGCTACGGCGCGGCGCAGGGCCTCGGGCAGTGGGGCGACAACCGCGCCTCGAAGCCGCTCATGGAGCTCATCGAGGACGAGTCGTGGCACGAGGAGGCGCGCGCCGCCGCCTGTGACGCGCTCGCGTGGTGCGCCGACGACAAGACGATGAGCGAGGTCGCGAAGAAGGCGAAGGAGTACGGGGCGAAGAAGGAGCCGCGCAAGCAGCTCATCGGCGCCTGCTACGCCTCGACGCTCTCGCTCAAGCCCGTGCCGACGATCGCGTCGGAGCTCGCGGACCTGCTCACGCCCGAGCTCGACATCGGCCTGCGCATGGCCTACGCCCGCGCGATCGGCATCGGCGGCTTTGATCAGGCGACGGAGGCGAAGCTCTTCGAGAAGCTGCAGAACCCGGAGATCCGCAACGCCGCGGCGCTCGCGCTGATCCTCGGCGGCTCGACGGATACGGCGGCCCGCACGGTCGCGATGTACGGCGACTTCGGCCCCGACGCGCTGAACGACCTCAAGGACCACTACTTCCGGGCGTTCGGCTACTGGTCGGACGAGGACTTCAAGCGCGGCAACATCTACCGCTGGGTGACGAACGCCGAGGCGATCGCGCGCATCAAGGTGGCGGACACGCCGCAGGAGTGGTCGCGTCAGCGCCTGCAGTCGCAGTTCGACAACCTCAAGTTCGACAACGGCCCGCACTCCGAGACGCGCGTCGTCCTGCGTTACCGGCTCTGGCAGGACGCGAAGACGGGCGACGCGACCCGGAAGAAGGGCGCGATCCAGACGCTCAAGTTCATGAAGGAGCGCGGCGTCCTGATGGCGCTCCGTCAGGAGCAGGGCGAGACGGGCGAGATGGCGAAGAAGGCCTTCTTCGAGATCATGAACCCGAAGGCGATCGTCGCCGAAGACCTCTCGGCGCTGCAGCCGAAGGGCAAGGGCGACAAGGGCGACAAGCAGTAACACGCGCCCGCTCGTACGCCCCGAAGCCCCCTCTCATCCGCGTGATGGGAGGGGGTTTCGTGTTTCCAGGGGCTAGAACGCGACGGGGAGCGCTTCGAGCCCGCGCACGATGTACGTGGGGCGCCAGCGCAGCGTGTGCGGGGCCGCGTCGAGGCGGAGATCGGGCAGCGTGCGCAGGAGCGTGGCGAGCGCGATCTGGCCTTCGAGCCGCGCGAGCGGCGCGCCGAGGCAATAATGGATGCCCTGGCCGAAGGCGACGTGGCGGTTCGGGTCGCGCGTGAGGTCGAGTTGGTCCGGGTCCACGAACTGGGAGGCGTCGCGGTTCGCGGACGCGAGGACCACGAGCACGAGCTCGCCGCGGGGAATCGTGACGCCGGCAAGCTCGACGTCCTCGCGGGCATACCGCTCGGTCGCCATCTCGACGGGACTCGTGAACCGGAGCAACTCCTCGATCGCCGATTTGAGCAGCGTGGGATCTTGCCGGAGGCGCTCGAGCTCGCGCGGGTGCTGGAGCAACGCGAGCGTGCCGGAGGCAATGAGGTTCACCGTGGTCTCGTGCCCGGCGACGGTCAAAAGGATGATCATCGCGAGCAGCTCGTTCTCGCTGAGGTGGCTGCCCTCCTCCTCGGCTCGCGCGAGGGCGCTCAGGAGATCGTCCCGGGGCCGCGCGCGTTTCTCGGCGATGAGCCCGCGGAGATACCGCAGCATGAAGTAGAAGTGCGGGAGCGAGAGCAGCATCTTCACGTTCGAGGTCGTCTCCATCAGCGCCTTCGAGAAGCGATGGAACCTCGGCCGGGCCTCGGGGGGGATGCCGAGGAGCTCGGCGATCACGGTGAGCGGGAGCGGGAGCGCATAATCACGCACGAGGTCCATGCGGCCGCGCGACGCGACCTTCGAGAGGAGATCGTCGGCGATTTGCTGCACGCGCGCGCGCATGTCCTCGACCATGCGCGGGGTGAATACCTGGTGAACGAGGTTGCGCAGGCGACGGTGATCGGGCTCGTCGACGTCGAGCATGTTGCGCTCGAGGGGCTTCACGAAGTCCGGGACCCACGGCTGCTTCGCCTGTTGCTCCGGCGTGAGGACGGCCGTGCGATCCTTGGCGAAGCGCGGATCTTTCAGGACGGACACGACATCGTCGTACCGGGTGATGAAGTAGGCCGTGCGCCGGTCTTCGAGCTTCGTGCGAAAGACGGGCGCCTCGGCCCGGAGGCGGGCGTAAAAGGGAAATGGATCCGCCTTGAATGCGGGGGCGAGGATGTCGACCGGCGCGAGGGGAGGCATCGTTCCCGAGCATACCATGCACGCAGGGAGCGAGGGCGTGGAGGCCGGAGCGAATGACAGGGGCGGACGAGCCGCATTTCGGGCTCGCCGCACAGGATGGACGCACGCGTCGAGGGACGCTCACGGGGCTCAGTCTTCATCCGGGGCGCTGATGCGCGCCTCGTCGATCCGACGCGTCCTCTTCCCCGGGATTTGCTCGCCCCTTTGTTGGGCCAGGAGCTCGTCACGGAGTTTCAGCAGAGGTTCGAGGTGATATTCGTAGAACTCCGTGTCGCTCTGCGTCGCCCTCGCTTCTTCGAGCCCTCGCTCGAGCTCGGCGATGAGCGGCCAAAGCACGGCGAGCCCCTCCTCGGGGTTCTCGTCGTACCGACAGCACTCCGCGAAAAACCACGTCATCACGTATTCTCGGTCCTTGGCCGAGAAGCCGAGGCGAACCAACTCGTTCCACGCCTGGCGGCAAACCTCGAAGGGGGGGTGCTTCACTTCCGCGAGCGTGAGGATCGTCTCGGCGATGCGTCGCCTCGTCTCGAGCACGTGAAAGTCACTGTCGCATCCGCGCACCACGAACTCCTCCTCGAGCCGACGGAAATCATCCACGGCCTCGGCGAAGCTTCGCTCCTTATCCAGAGACTTGACCAAAAGGCGGTCGCTGGCGTTGCAGAAGGCCAGCTCCTCCCCCTCCATCTCTTCGCCGGATTCCCGCTCATCGCTCATTTACACGTCTCCCATTTGGACATCATGATTTTGTCGGGCCATTTGCCCTCCCCACGACATTTTTCAAAGCACGTCTTACATCTCGAATGGTTCCATACGCTCCCCTTTTTGCTTTGTACAGCCGAGTCAAGGCAGTCGTTCAGGGGCTCTTGACACGGGTCATCGTCTTTCTTCCGAGCCGTCTTCGCAATATCCGACTTGCCAAGCTCCACCGACGCGGCGACCACGATGACAACGGGGGCCGCCTCGATGATGAGGTCGGCCAGCGTGATCGCCACGGCCACGAGCACCGCGGGGTTTCCGACAAGCCCACGCTCGGCCGGCCTCTGCACATTCGCAGGCGCGGGCGACGCGGACAGGCGCAGCTTGCGCAGCCTGAGCAGCTCCTCCGGGATGGTCATGCTTCGCAACGCGATCCGCATGCATATCGCGAGCTCTTCATGGGGCACGCCTTTGCTCTTGACATCCACGACATGTCCGCCTTCGTCGACCGACAACACGACGTCGAACGTGAATTTCCCTCGGGGGAGGTCACCACCGAACGCATCCACGCATTCTCGCAGGCGCTCCGCAGTTGCATCCGGTACGCGCGGGCCCTCGCTCGCTTCCGGGTACGTGATCTTCGCCCCGCAGCCGAGCGGTATGAGCGCTGCCGTCGCCCAGCCGAGGAGCCCGAGGGACAGAAAGGTACGCACACGCGGGACCGTCATTGCCAGGATGCGATCAGGAACACCGGTTTCTGTCAACGCAGGCCGTGTCTACCCCCACAGTGCGTCCACACCTTTCTCCTCTTGCGCGCGCTTCTCCTCCTGTGGTCCCATGCCGCGCATGAGCAGCCCCTCATTCGATCCCATCCAGGGTAAGCAAGCCTTCGACACACTCCTCCCTCGCTACAAGGCGATGCCGGTGGAATCCCTCTCCGTCGTGAATGCCGACGCGGGCCTCGTCGCCGTCGCGGCGCTCGGATTGTCCGCACGGGCGAGCGAGCCGAAGCTCCTCGCCCGCTACAAGAGCCTCCCCGCGAGCGAATTCGACGCGAGCCTCGTCGCTCTGCTCCCCACGGCCGCCTGGGCGTGCTGGTACGCCGCGACCGAGGATCAAAAGGCGCGCGCTCTCTCCACAGAGGCGAAACTCCCGGTCGAACTCGTGCAGAAGGCCCTCGCCATCGAGGCGCGCATGCAGGCCTGCTGCGAGTACCATTTGAATGATCACCCCGAGGTCGGCCCCTACCTCGCCATGCTGCGCGGGGGCACGGGCCACCGTGACCTCGCGGCGGATCTGCTCGGTTATGCCAGTGTGTATCGAGACCATTATGACGCGCTCTCCATCGATAAAAAGCACTTCCGTTCGACCGACGCCGACGACGCCGTGAAGGTCGCGGAGGAGATCCTCGCCACGCTGGGCGCGCGGCTTGGCCCGGAGGCGCGTGCGGCCGCCGATGACCTCGCTCGCGCGTTCACGCTCTTGCTCGATACCTACGAGGAAATCGCCTCCGCCGGCCGGTGGCTCTTGCGTCACGAGCCCGCGCCGGAAAAGACCTTCCCCTCGCTCTTCAGCGTCGTTCGCTCCCGGGCAGGCGGCCGAGGCAAGAAAAAGCCCGAGCCCGCCCCGGCAGGACCCACCGGAGGCTGAAAAACCCCTCCTGGAGGACGCTGACAGGCGCG
Protein-coding sequences here:
- a CDS encoding HEAT repeat domain-containing protein, coding for MLDRPNPQPEPSPLPNGHKPPPQGLGGTAKPIKRRLRTPDRLDLAKWPPDDADLPGGAPDGGAVPPAPAGGGGGGADFGDGDFKKGRFNPVTIIVALLIVAGGAAALFFGIKQGQEKMTVEQVVKEKKNIFVLPVKDQIPRWRTWAANPNEWSLQQEALIQLAYAEDPEGVTHAIKALEQPDHRVKGVSAQVLAYYGSPKGDAGKAALLKALQEADDSDKPQIVWALVMLKEPQVFKDAMDQYRKGFLSKVERLGGGTAFDPERLASLVPLDEFAKLASDQSPSVRQLVATLLSRDASPKWTQTLITLVKDPDSEVGREAATGLGKIGDETARAPLLSALSSSSKENRQKFLEALRDGIGGEGLVLALDSVKKDPPESEWFQTKQLFEMMKDIADPRVGDSLVKWLDGSKPTLHWQGEAGTRLAEVGDVRAAKYLGERMRIDPGKLYAQERFWEADEGGHLSRTDLPRVVATRMLADLAMIHPDKKVELKAAAEDGVLFWIKDRPQPHANGLRFLAAVQSEKVKNDLRDWAFPKDPLPKEGAQPPFPTAFETAQSALRYVGLMKDESAFPKLLEQFKRKPDKKMDITQEALNGAGLAMLGMALRAVGYGAAQGLGQWGDNRASKPLMELIEDESWHEEARAAACDALAWCADDKTMSEVAKKAKEYGAKKEPRKQLIGACYASTLSLKPVPTIASELADLLTPELDIGLRMAYARAIGIGGFDQATEAKLFEKLQNPEIRNAAALALILGGSTDTAARTVAMYGDFGPDALNDLKDHYFRAFGYWSDEDFKRGNIYRWVTNAEAIARIKVADTPQEWSRQRLQSQFDNLKFDNGPHSETRVVLRYRLWQDAKTGDATRKKGAIQTLKFMKERGVLMALRQEQGETGEMAKKAFFEIMNPKAIVAEDLSALQPKGKGDKGDKQ
- a CDS encoding cytochrome P450 family protein, translated to MPPLAPVDILAPAFKADPFPFYARLRAEAPVFRTKLEDRRTAYFITRYDDVVSVLKDPRFAKDRTAVLTPEQQAKQPWVPDFVKPLERNMLDVDEPDHRRLRNLVHQVFTPRMVEDMRARVQQIADDLLSKVASRGRMDLVRDYALPLPLTVIAELLGIPPEARPRFHRFSKALMETTSNVKMLLSLPHFYFMLRYLRGLIAEKRARPRDDLLSALARAEEEGSHLSENELLAMIILLTVAGHETTVNLIASGTLALLQHPRELERLRQDPTLLKSAIEELLRFTSPVEMATERYAREDVELAGVTIPRGELVLVVLASANRDASQFVDPDQLDLTRDPNRHVAFGQGIHYCLGAPLARLEGQIALATLLRTLPDLRLDAAPHTLRWRPTYIVRGLEALPVAF